A portion of the Oxynema aestuarii AP17 genome contains these proteins:
- the egtC gene encoding ergothioneine biosynthesis protein EgtC yields MCRLLGYLGSPIQLDRLLYEPEHSLVVQSYEPREMTSGVVNADGFGIGWYHPRRQTDPFTYKHILPIWNDINLPQLSRYIESGSLLGYVRSATPGQALDLSNCQPFGDRDCLFVHNGFIKNFRHTLYKPIRDRLCEEIYLKIHGTTDSEHIFALFLEELLETDDDLEKALYETVTTLAKLARPDNISLSANLIVSNGREMVASRFATTTTAPSLYWLRDDRRFPDAVMIASEPLFAGHWNRCPENSLIRVTADLDLHVYPLQC; encoded by the coding sequence ATGTGTCGTTTGTTAGGTTATCTCGGATCGCCAATCCAACTCGATCGCCTCCTGTACGAACCGGAACATTCTCTCGTCGTTCAAAGCTACGAACCCCGCGAGATGACCTCTGGCGTCGTCAACGCCGACGGGTTCGGGATTGGATGGTATCACCCCCGACGCCAAACCGATCCGTTTACCTACAAACATATTTTGCCGATCTGGAACGATATCAACCTCCCGCAACTCAGCCGCTATATCGAGTCCGGTTCGCTATTGGGATACGTCCGCAGCGCCACCCCGGGACAAGCGCTCGATCTGAGTAACTGTCAGCCTTTCGGCGATCGCGACTGCCTGTTCGTCCACAACGGCTTTATCAAAAACTTTCGCCACACCTTATATAAACCAATCCGCGATCGCCTCTGCGAGGAAATCTATCTCAAAATTCACGGAACCACCGACTCCGAGCATATTTTTGCCCTTTTTCTCGAAGAACTGCTCGAAACCGACGACGATCTCGAAAAAGCTTTATACGAGACCGTCACCACCCTCGCCAAACTTGCCCGACCGGATAACATCTCCCTTTCCGCCAATCTCATCGTCAGTAACGGACGGGAAATGGTCGCCTCCCGATTTGCTACCACCACTACAGCGCCCTCCCTGTACTGGTTACGGGACGATCGCCGCTTTCCCGACGCGGTGATGATTGCATCCGAACCCTTATTCGCAGGACACTGGAACCGTTGTCCAGAAAATAGCCTGATTCGTGTTACCGCAGACCTCGACCTCCACGTTTACCCCCTCCAATGCTGA
- a CDS encoding dual specificity protein phosphatase family protein has protein sequence MKYIVLFIGVGLFFTTLAVSLQGWGWLFLWPAVSFWLVAAAYAGLGYRVFGKQDNGRLAIWALMLMLPYLLVRWGIWHLEHRILKEDCYNEVAPGIFLGRRAFARELPQDINLIVDLTAEFPVLKEVIEGKSYVCLPTLDASVPSEAEFQKLVEQLVDWEGNIYLHCAIGHGRSATVAGALLIARGLADNAREAEEMLKTARPWVNLSQSQKGLLQQFKPVQSVQ, from the coding sequence ATGAAATACATTGTCCTCTTTATCGGAGTAGGTTTATTTTTTACCACTTTGGCCGTTTCCCTCCAAGGATGGGGGTGGTTATTTTTATGGCCCGCAGTCAGTTTTTGGTTGGTCGCGGCAGCTTATGCGGGGTTGGGTTATCGGGTATTTGGCAAACAGGATAATGGACGCTTGGCAATTTGGGCATTGATGTTAATGTTGCCTTATTTGCTCGTTCGCTGGGGAATTTGGCATCTAGAACATCGGATTTTAAAAGAAGATTGTTATAACGAAGTAGCTCCGGGAATTTTTTTAGGACGGCGGGCGTTTGCGAGAGAATTACCGCAAGATATTAATTTAATTGTGGATTTAACGGCTGAATTTCCGGTTTTGAAAGAAGTAATTGAGGGAAAATCTTATGTATGTTTGCCCACGTTAGATGCATCCGTTCCCAGTGAAGCGGAGTTTCAGAAGTTAGTGGAACAGTTAGTAGATTGGGAAGGAAATATCTACTTACATTGCGCGATCGGTCACGGGCGATCGGCTACGGTTGCGGGCGCCTTATTAATTGCCCGAGGATTGGCAGATAATGCCCGAGAAGCAGAAGAAATGTTGAAAACTGCCCGACCTTGGGTGAATTTAAGCCAATCTCAAAAAGGTTTACTACAACAGTTTAAACCCGTGCAATCCGTACAATAA